Part of the Antedon mediterranea chromosome 6, ecAntMedi1.1, whole genome shotgun sequence genome, ATTGTCTTATCCTTTGGTTTGTTGTTGCGGCATTCAACACGAGTCGTATATTCTATATGAGAATGTTCGAATATCAGCTTATCTGGAATGAAACAGATGAATTCGAAAACGTAACTGAAACCATTGTAACTGAAATTACAAGTTGTAAATACTGTGAAAGTTGTTCAATTATGACTGTCTACATTATAGagcaatttattttactttctgTCGCGttaattcttattattttatatacacgTGTCATAATTCATATGCGAAACTTAAGCGTTCGAAGAAACGAAATAATATCTTGTGATGTGTCTCATTTTACTTCTGCTAAAAAGAAATTAGTACGAATGGTGTTAATAACCGTGTTTACATACATATTATGCATCTGGCCATTTCGACTCTTAAGTCTTATTTCAGATATTTCCGACGTTCAAATCGGTCACAATTCAGTAATTGTCGGAATTGCCAGAGTCTTTACGTATATTAATTCATCTATTAACCCGTTGATATACAGCGTAACGCACGAAAAGTACCGGAGGGCAATGTTGATGGTTATACGATGTGAAAATGAAGCTGCTCGCCCATTGAGACGTCATAGTACGCGACAAACGGCTATCTAATTATTTCAaagaatattattgttttatttgaaataaaaacggACAAcatgacaatttaaaaaaaatcctttcTAATtggaaaacaaacaaacttcCAGTGGTTGAGCCGCCAAATGTATATTCCATAATATTCTGCAGCTGTTACAAACATCTATGTGTGCAAAAAGAAAGCCATTTATATGTTTCAAGATAGTAACAATATGCCTATAtaagcaaatattgataaatgccagCCCAGGGAAGATTTAATGAAACAACGACGGTAAACTGGTGTCTACGTTTCACATTGCATTCACATTTGTTTACAAgttgacatttttatttgtttattaaataaatcattcTGAATTTTGGTGCTCATAGATTTATGTGGATGCACACAATGTTGTTATTCTAGTGTTTTAAAGTACGGTACAGTATGTAACAGGGACAAAATATACTTTGTTCACTAATCAGTTTCTCTATTTGCCAGAAAGTATGCAGCATAGACTAACCATTGTAATTTCAATTTGACTTCTGGCTACTGTTGCCAACTATTCCCATAGAGATTGCTATGTTGACATTACCTACATATTTACACTATAATGAGCAACTTAATTTCCTGAAACGAATCGATTAAACATGTTAATGTATATCATCTTGTTACTGGTATCCGATAAATGACCAAAACATTAATAATGAAcagtgattttgttttattatgaaagagttaaaaaacacaaaaacccCTCCCCCATTTAAAACCTAATAAAGGACCCGGGCGCTATTCGAATTAATACTGTAAAGTaatttttaggcctatatattattaaatacagaaAAATCTTTGATATTTGAATGCTAAGAAATTGCAATTGCTTGCATGTAAACAGAAATCGAAATGGTTTTCGGTTGCACCCTTACGTTTTTGGGGTTTAATATTAGCACTGGTCAACCGGCCAATTTCAAGTAAAAATCTGCGAAGCCTGGAGTTTCCCTTTTTTATAATGCTAAACACACACACCGCATCATGTGTAGTTTTTGAAAGTGCAAAGTAACTTTACAAACGTAACATTTTAAGCTGTCTATAATGGATAGGTTGAGGTCTacgggtttttttttcttcagaaaaccGTCTC contains:
- the LOC140051666 gene encoding neuropeptides capa receptor-like, with the translated sequence MEPLAVGLYLLEQINITRQNRDDFVYSSAERVILIGIIPFIVCFGVISNIGVITMFLKLKSMRTIPNVYLLCLAVADMMFLLNAPLLYWIEYANSPIQGDSSSITISFCTFNTFIVDTAYAVSCLTIAMATVWCYIAICHPFFFMTFSRNKAIGHCLILWFVVAAFNTSRIFYMRMFEYQLIWNETDEFENVTETIVTEITSCKYCESCSIMTVYIIEQFILLSVALILIILYTRVIIHMRNLSVRRNEIISCDVSHFTSAKKKLVRMVLITVFTYILCIWPFRLLSLISDISDVQIGHNSVIVGIARVFTYINSSINPLIYSVTHEKYRRAMLMVIRCENEAARPLRRHSTRQTAI